A genomic segment from Bradysia coprophila strain Holo2 chromosome III, BU_Bcop_v1, whole genome shotgun sequence encodes:
- the LOC119079718 gene encoding GATOR complex protein Iml1 isoform X6: MSVNSTLKLYKLYTHMKHFCSEDLILNPKEHPNAKLGDVVEIYQHPEEENGCRLLLQITCFKEDLKGRDIISVEANVAASFNLRTYDTMIMNIVDPASVALDSVEITFKDQYMGRSEMWRLKSFLTNTCVYTNKKIEHCSGLIRCQVYEMWAQGERVSCGVINEDTKVVFRSSTSMVYLFIQMSSEMWDFDIHGDLYFEKAVNGFLTDLFLKWKKLGSNHEVTIVLFSRTFYAAKSLDEFPAYMRECLQMDYKGRYYEDFYRVAIQNERNDDWSSILVQLRRLFTSYQNTVLRYHDRSGSTVPATNSTAAQGNFLEVLNISLNVFEKHYLDRSFDRTGQLSVVITPGVGVFEVDRELTNITKQRIIDNGVGSDLVCVGEQPLHAVPLLKFHNKDSLLNTGDDYSMPHWINLSFYSTNKKVAYSTFIPRIKLPPLNPNQSCDENKENKKFKLSDDTQQPEYIHNSLFDYDAYDAQIFTIPSSHGCSLQRQSRTKKTSVPCLDGYGTCTSREWENMIRPQPVMRRKMSDPDIHHGNFHVLSNLSHNGSPNISESMSTLEKQGLKNVLNQSGSIVRPGRALINPFAPSHVTIKLTSNRRRWTHIFPKGPTGVLIQQHHYQAVPTSNGISNKKFADLDSSDFDHTSTCTIGGNIDVASSVLTDASILGRRKGSSLHSAAGPLVSVEPSKSLTLLWGATGEQEWTPALTTGVDWKSLTIPACLPITTDYFPDKRSLHNDYVVSDYTLLPEGVYDEYAQNRAVYRKPLSTEDVFKELISQRLAQGFQLIVVPDKSATSPPQACPACCGGLLHKHQAHNTLQKSSILNVQSTNKGIKEYLLSIGRIFHKITLNDSEITVTRYRPRHPYPPINIDYRYRFQAPQHDTYEVSGVNFTTEKLENFNWNYMDQYICTRGDTDYPLQENLKYWRHRMYLLPKEHPAYKKILETGSSSTYCDIFVENSIETPKQIIDDFKNFLESYLNKIKKLHCPKMTKGLLNSPFRERLGSNIQSDMRPRSGTKTMEKGPGRVSPAEAAGLLANADNHANNNPSTLPAASDEKEDSFLNELKISPTASLTEILDAMKSPVNGINFLAKSQSLPSWTFVLMDAITWLQNRIDGKVNPLEILESMKKADMICHASGDKTKIVIPGFYMYYIVMQDKKSPEYVPPIYDTESFENEWMEVEINNPDNPYDTTVDNTECGVPKFLRENVDVNFFDGPIYKHAHLDIDVTQKSERTEWGHLRYHTKMTPGYAYEIVAQWLIASGPVVNHLINTWKRKANQSGFQLISIPADPLAEPFTDKSDPLRGPIFVPLNIHCLEKEGNTLFKEFKKETWPDRLLLLQEAIVARFGFMPCYAETKTGSNQGTLDRQYIHCSGNMFILVASPHEGLKVRQRLASGSQMKRPTFIKRCPPSADSPSTGMDTYVTRHVNVKNKEEFDVPRKIGFLWSWNHMIANKHWKMLTMSNTPDCELFQLRMLQDFKDFCSNQNDRLVNFWEDCWIQKEKTFTKDLVC, from the exons ATGTCTGTGAACTCAACATTAAAGTTGTACAAACTCTACACGCATATGAAGCATTTCTGTT CCGAAGATTTAATCCTGAATCCCAAAGAACATCCGAATGCCAAATTAGGCGATGTGGTCGAAATCTACCAGCATCCCGAGGAAGAAAATGGTTGCAGACTGCTCCTGCAAATAACATGTTTCAAGGAAGACCTGAAAGGTCGAG ACATTATAAGTGTCGAAGCAAACGTAGCAGCATCCTTCAATCTACGTACTTATGACACTATGATCATGAACATCGTTGATCCAGCATCGGTAGCATTAGATTCGGTTGAAATAACTTTCAAGGACCAGTACATGGGGCGATCGGAAATGTGGCGATTAAAGTCGTTTTTA ACCAATACCTGCGTGTACACGAACAAAAAGATCGAACATTGTTCCGGATTGATTCGATGCCAAGTGTACGAGATGTGGGCACAAGGCGAGAGAGTATCTTGCGGTGTGATCAATGAGGACACAAAGGTAGTGTTCCGCAGCAGTACGTCAATGGTGTATCTGTTCATTCAGATGTCGTCGGAAATGTGGGACTTTGATATTCATGGCGATCTGTACTTTGAGAAAGCTGTAAATGGCTTTCTTACCGACTTGTTCTTGAAATGGAAGAAATTGG GAAGCAATCACGAGGTCACAATCGTTCTATTTTCGCGTACATTTTACGCTGCTAAAAGTCTGGACGAATTCCCCGCTTATATGCGCGAATGTTTGCAAATGGACTACAAAGGGCGATACTATGAGGACTTTTATCGGGTTGCAATTCAAAATGAGCGGAATGACGATTGGAGTTCAATATTGGTGCAGTTGCGTCGCCTTTTTACATCGTACCAGAACACTGTTCTGCGTTATCATGATCGCTCTGGTAGCACCGTTCCAGCAACCAATTCAACTGCAGCTCAGGGCAACTTCTTAGAAGTTTTGAACATTTCGTTGAACGTTTTCGAGAAACATTATCTAGATAGAAGTTTCGATCGAACGGGACAGCTATCTGTGGTTATAACGCCTGGCGTTGGTGTTTTCGAAGTAGACAGAGAATTGACTAATATAACTAAGCAACGA ATAATTGATAATGGAGTCGGAAGTGATTTAGTTTGTGTGGGAGAACAGCCATTGCATGCGGTGCCTCTGTTAAAGTTCCACAACAAGGACTCATTGCTGAACACTGGCGATGATTACTCAATGCCGCATTGGATTAATTTGAGCTTCTACTCAACCAACAAGAAAGTGGCCTATTCCACATTTATTCCCAGGATCAAATTGCCGCCATTGAATCCGAATCAAAGCTGTGATGAAAATAAG gaaaacaaaaaatttaagctAAGCGATGACACGCAACAGCCAGAATATATTCATAATTCACTGTTCGATTATGACGCATACGATGCGCAAATATTCACAATTCCATCGTCACATGGGTG TTCACTACAACGCCAGTCCCGCACGAAGAAGACATCAGTGCCTTGCCTGGATGGGTACGGGACGTGTACTTCCAGAGAATGGGAAAATATGATTCGTCCACAGCCGGTTATGCGACGAAAAATGTCTGACCCTGATATTCATCACGGGAACTTTCATGttctttcaaattta TCGCACAATGGTTCACCAAATATATCGGAATCAATGTCCACGTTAGAGAAACAGGGTTTAAAAAACGTCCTGAATCAAAGTGGCTCGATTGTTCGGCCCGGTAGAGCCCTAATTAATCCATTTGCACCATCGCATGTCACGATTAA GCTAACGTCTAACCGTCGCCGATGGACACACATTTTCCCGAAAGGACCAACAGGTGTGTTAATTCAACAGCATCATTATCAGGCTGTTCCAACATCAAATGGTATTTCGAATAAGAAATTTGCCGACTTGGATTCGTCGGATTTTGATCATACATCGACGTGTACTATCGGTGGAAATATTGACGTTGCCAGTAGCGTTTTGACTGATG CATCGATTTTAGGAAGACGTAAGGGTTCTTCACTGCACTCAGCCGCTGGACCTCTTGTATCAGTTGAACCTTCAAAAAGTTTAACCCTTCTGTGGGGAGCTACCGGAGAGCAG GAATGGACGCCAGCGTTAACCACTG gTGTTGATTGGAAATCGCTTACTATTCCCGCTTGTCTACCGATAACAACCGACTATTTTCCGGATAAACGATCTTTGCACAATGACTACGTCGTTTCCGATTACACATTGCTACCGGAAGGAGTATACGATGAGTACGCTCAAAACCGAGCTGTTTATAGAAAGCCATTATCAACGGAAGATGTTTTCAAGGAATTAATATCGCAACGTTTAGCGCAG GGATTCCAACTGATTGTCGTTCCTGATAAGTCTGCAACAAGTCCGCCGCAGGCTTGCCCGGCATGTTGCGGAGGCTTGCTTCATAAACATCAAGCACATAACACCTTACAAAAATCGTCTATTTTGAATGTACAGTCCACAAATAAGGGGATTAAAGAGTACTTACTGTCCATTGGGCggattttccataaaattacGCTAAATGATTCTGAAATTACGGTCACTCGGTATCGACCAAG ACATCCTTATCCACCTATCAACATTGATTACCGATACCGATTTCAAGCTCCGCAACACGACACGTACGAGGTGTCAGGTGTTAActttacaacagaaaaattagaaaattttaactggAACTACATGGATCAATATATTTGCACCAGAGGAGACACAGATTATCCATTGCAAGAG AATCTAAAGTATTGGCGCCATCGTATGTACTTACTTCCGAAAGAACATCCAGCatataagaaaatattggagACGGGCTCTTCGTCGACCTATTGCGATATTTTCGTGGAGAATTCAATCGAAACACCTAAGCAAATAATCgacgatttcaaaaatttcttggaatcgtatctgaataaaataaagaaattgcaCTGCCCTAAAATGACCAAG GGCTTGTTAAATTCACCGTTTCGAGAAAGACTTGGCAGCAACATTCAATCCGATATGAGACCCAG ATCTGGAACGAAAACGATGGAAAAAGGTCCTGGTCGCGTATCGCCAGCTGAAGCAGCTGGATTGTTGGCCAATGCAGATAATCATGCGAACAACAACCCCTCTACTCTCCCAGCCGCAAGTGATGAAAAAGAAGATTC ATTCCTGAACGAACTGAAAATTAGTCCCACCGCATCGTTGACCGAAATTCTTGATGCAATGAAAAGTCCCGTTAATGGTATCAATTTCTTAGCCAAGTCACAAAGTCTGCCGTCCTGGACGTTTGTTTTGATGGATGCCATTACATGGCTACAAAATCGAATCGATGGGAAAGTCAATCCTCTCGAAATTTTGGAATCAatgaaaaa AGCTGACATGATATGCCATGCGTCTggtgataaaacaaaaattgtgatACCTGGCTTCTACATGTACTACATCGTTATGCAGGACAAAAAGTCTCCTGAGTATGTTCCACCCATTTACGATACCGAAAGTTTTGAAAACGAATGGATGGAAGTAGAAATTAACAATCCCGACAATCCATACGATACAACGGTTGACAATACTGAGTGTGGTGTGCCAAAGTTTCTACGTGAGAATGTTGATGTGAATTTCTTCGATGGTCCAATCTACAAGCACGCCCATCTGGATATCGATGTTACGCAAAAAAGTGAGCGTACTGAGTGGGGTCATTTAAGGTATCACACTAAAATGACTCCAGGCTACGCCTACGAAATTGTCGCACAATGGCTCATTGCCTCTGGGCCCGTTGTGAATCATTTGATAAACACATGGAAACGGAAAGCAAATCAATCCGGATTCCAGTTGATTTCGATACCGGCAGATCCGCTTGCCGAACCGTTCACTGACAAATCGGATCCGTTGAGGGGACcaatttttgttccattgaACATACACTGTTTGGAAAAGGAAGGCAACACATTGTTCAAAGAATTCAAGAAAGAAACGTGGCCGGATCGTTTGTTACTGTTACAAGAAGCTATTGTTGCGCGTTTCGGTTTTATGCCATGCTATGCGGAAACTAAAACTGGCTCGAATCAGGGAACGTTAGACCGGCAATATATACACTGTTCAGGCAATATGTTCATTTTGGTTGCATCTCCACATGAAGGCTTGAAAGTGCGACAACGGCTTGCTTCAGGTAGTCAAATGAAGCGACCTACATTCATCAAAAG aTGTCCTCCATCGGCCGATTCACCATCAACCGGAATGGATACGTACGTAACGCGACATGTCAACGTGAAGAACAAGGAAGAGTTTGACGTTCCACGGAAG ATCGGATTTCTTTGGTCGTGGAACCATATGATCGCCAACAAACACTGGAAAATGTTAACAATGTCGAACACTCCAGACTGTGAGTTGTTTCAACTGCGAATGTTGCaagatttcaaagatttttgcTCCAATCAAAATGATCgtcttgtcaatttttggGAGGATTGTTGGATTCAAAAAGAGAAAACATTTACCAAAGATCTAGTCTGTTAA
- the LOC119079718 gene encoding GATOR complex protein Iml1 isoform X4, protein MSVNSTLKLYKLYTHMKHFCSEDLILNPKEHPNAKLGDVVEIYQHPEEENGCRLLLQITCFKEDLKGRDIISVEANVAASFNLRTYDTMIMNIVDPASVALDSVEITFKDQYMGRSEMWRLKSFLTNTCVYTNKKIEHCSGLIRCQVYEMWAQGERVSCGVINEDTKVVFRSSTSMVYLFIQMSSEMWDFDIHGDLYFEKAVNGFLTDLFLKWKKLGSNHEVTIVLFSRTFYAAKSLDEFPAYMRECLQMDYKGRYYEDFYRVAIQNERNDDWSSILVQLRRLFTSYQNTVLRYHDRSGSTVPATNSTAAQGNFLEVLNISLNVFEKHYLDRSFDRTGQLSVVITPGVGVFEVDRELTNITKQRIIDNGVGSDLVCVGEQPLHAVPLLKFHNKDSLLNTGDDYSMPHWINLSFYSTNKKVAYSTFIPRIKLPPLNPNQSCDENKENKKFKLSDDTQQPEYIHNSLFDYDAYDAQIFTIPSSHGCSLQRQSRTKKTSVPCLDGYGTCTSREWENMIRPQPVMRRKMSDPDIHHGNFHVLSNLSHNGSPNISESMSTLEKQGLKNVLNQSGSIVRPGRALINPFAPSHVTIKLTSNRRRWTHIFPKGPTGVLIQQHHYQAVPTSNGISNKKFADLDSSDFDHTSTCTIGGNIDVASSVLTDGRRKGSSLHSAAGPLVSVEPSKSLTLLWGATGEQEWTPALTTGVDWKSLTIPACLPITTDYFPDKRSLHNDYVVSDYTLLPEGVYDEYAQNRAVYRKPLSTEDVFKELISQRLAQGFQLIVVPDKSATSPPQACPACCGGLLHKHQAHNTLQKSSILNVQSTNKGIKEYLLSIGRIFHKITLNDSEITVTRYRPRHPYPPINIDYRYRFQAPQHDTYEVSGVNFTTEKLENFNWNYMDQYICTRGDTDYPLQENLKYWRHRMYLLPKEHPAYKKILETGSSSTYCDIFVENSIETPKQIIDDFKNFLESYLNKIKKLHCPKMTKGSPTAQQQQSHLTGRRHSTSILSRPQGLLNSPFRERLGSNIQSDMRPRSGTKTMEKGPGRVSPAEAAGLLANADNHANNNPSTLPAASDEKEDSFLNELKISPTASLTEILDAMKSPVNGINFLAKSQSLPSWTFVLMDAITWLQNRIDGKVNPLEILESMKKADMICHASGDKTKIVIPGFYMYYIVMQDKKSPEYVPPIYDTESFENEWMEVEINNPDNPYDTTVDNTECGVPKFLRENVDVNFFDGPIYKHAHLDIDVTQKSERTEWGHLRYHTKMTPGYAYEIVAQWLIASGPVVNHLINTWKRKANQSGFQLISIPADPLAEPFTDKSDPLRGPIFVPLNIHCLEKEGNTLFKEFKKETWPDRLLLLQEAIVARFGFMPCYAETKTGSNQGTLDRQYIHCSGNMFILVASPHEGLKVRQRLASGSQMKRPTFIKRCPPSADSPSTGMDTYVTRHVNVKNKEEFDVPRKIGFLWSWNHMIANKHWKMLTMSNTPDCELFQLRMLQDFKDFCSNQNDRLVNFWEDCWIQKEKTFTKDLVC, encoded by the exons ATGTCTGTGAACTCAACATTAAAGTTGTACAAACTCTACACGCATATGAAGCATTTCTGTT CCGAAGATTTAATCCTGAATCCCAAAGAACATCCGAATGCCAAATTAGGCGATGTGGTCGAAATCTACCAGCATCCCGAGGAAGAAAATGGTTGCAGACTGCTCCTGCAAATAACATGTTTCAAGGAAGACCTGAAAGGTCGAG ACATTATAAGTGTCGAAGCAAACGTAGCAGCATCCTTCAATCTACGTACTTATGACACTATGATCATGAACATCGTTGATCCAGCATCGGTAGCATTAGATTCGGTTGAAATAACTTTCAAGGACCAGTACATGGGGCGATCGGAAATGTGGCGATTAAAGTCGTTTTTA ACCAATACCTGCGTGTACACGAACAAAAAGATCGAACATTGTTCCGGATTGATTCGATGCCAAGTGTACGAGATGTGGGCACAAGGCGAGAGAGTATCTTGCGGTGTGATCAATGAGGACACAAAGGTAGTGTTCCGCAGCAGTACGTCAATGGTGTATCTGTTCATTCAGATGTCGTCGGAAATGTGGGACTTTGATATTCATGGCGATCTGTACTTTGAGAAAGCTGTAAATGGCTTTCTTACCGACTTGTTCTTGAAATGGAAGAAATTGG GAAGCAATCACGAGGTCACAATCGTTCTATTTTCGCGTACATTTTACGCTGCTAAAAGTCTGGACGAATTCCCCGCTTATATGCGCGAATGTTTGCAAATGGACTACAAAGGGCGATACTATGAGGACTTTTATCGGGTTGCAATTCAAAATGAGCGGAATGACGATTGGAGTTCAATATTGGTGCAGTTGCGTCGCCTTTTTACATCGTACCAGAACACTGTTCTGCGTTATCATGATCGCTCTGGTAGCACCGTTCCAGCAACCAATTCAACTGCAGCTCAGGGCAACTTCTTAGAAGTTTTGAACATTTCGTTGAACGTTTTCGAGAAACATTATCTAGATAGAAGTTTCGATCGAACGGGACAGCTATCTGTGGTTATAACGCCTGGCGTTGGTGTTTTCGAAGTAGACAGAGAATTGACTAATATAACTAAGCAACGA ATAATTGATAATGGAGTCGGAAGTGATTTAGTTTGTGTGGGAGAACAGCCATTGCATGCGGTGCCTCTGTTAAAGTTCCACAACAAGGACTCATTGCTGAACACTGGCGATGATTACTCAATGCCGCATTGGATTAATTTGAGCTTCTACTCAACCAACAAGAAAGTGGCCTATTCCACATTTATTCCCAGGATCAAATTGCCGCCATTGAATCCGAATCAAAGCTGTGATGAAAATAAG gaaaacaaaaaatttaagctAAGCGATGACACGCAACAGCCAGAATATATTCATAATTCACTGTTCGATTATGACGCATACGATGCGCAAATATTCACAATTCCATCGTCACATGGGTG TTCACTACAACGCCAGTCCCGCACGAAGAAGACATCAGTGCCTTGCCTGGATGGGTACGGGACGTGTACTTCCAGAGAATGGGAAAATATGATTCGTCCACAGCCGGTTATGCGACGAAAAATGTCTGACCCTGATATTCATCACGGGAACTTTCATGttctttcaaattta TCGCACAATGGTTCACCAAATATATCGGAATCAATGTCCACGTTAGAGAAACAGGGTTTAAAAAACGTCCTGAATCAAAGTGGCTCGATTGTTCGGCCCGGTAGAGCCCTAATTAATCCATTTGCACCATCGCATGTCACGATTAA GCTAACGTCTAACCGTCGCCGATGGACACACATTTTCCCGAAAGGACCAACAGGTGTGTTAATTCAACAGCATCATTATCAGGCTGTTCCAACATCAAATGGTATTTCGAATAAGAAATTTGCCGACTTGGATTCGTCGGATTTTGATCATACATCGACGTGTACTATCGGTGGAAATATTGACGTTGCCAGTAGCGTTTTGACTGATG GAAGACGTAAGGGTTCTTCACTGCACTCAGCCGCTGGACCTCTTGTATCAGTTGAACCTTCAAAAAGTTTAACCCTTCTGTGGGGAGCTACCGGAGAGCAG GAATGGACGCCAGCGTTAACCACTG gTGTTGATTGGAAATCGCTTACTATTCCCGCTTGTCTACCGATAACAACCGACTATTTTCCGGATAAACGATCTTTGCACAATGACTACGTCGTTTCCGATTACACATTGCTACCGGAAGGAGTATACGATGAGTACGCTCAAAACCGAGCTGTTTATAGAAAGCCATTATCAACGGAAGATGTTTTCAAGGAATTAATATCGCAACGTTTAGCGCAG GGATTCCAACTGATTGTCGTTCCTGATAAGTCTGCAACAAGTCCGCCGCAGGCTTGCCCGGCATGTTGCGGAGGCTTGCTTCATAAACATCAAGCACATAACACCTTACAAAAATCGTCTATTTTGAATGTACAGTCCACAAATAAGGGGATTAAAGAGTACTTACTGTCCATTGGGCggattttccataaaattacGCTAAATGATTCTGAAATTACGGTCACTCGGTATCGACCAAG ACATCCTTATCCACCTATCAACATTGATTACCGATACCGATTTCAAGCTCCGCAACACGACACGTACGAGGTGTCAGGTGTTAActttacaacagaaaaattagaaaattttaactggAACTACATGGATCAATATATTTGCACCAGAGGAGACACAGATTATCCATTGCAAGAG AATCTAAAGTATTGGCGCCATCGTATGTACTTACTTCCGAAAGAACATCCAGCatataagaaaatattggagACGGGCTCTTCGTCGACCTATTGCGATATTTTCGTGGAGAATTCAATCGAAACACCTAAGCAAATAATCgacgatttcaaaaatttcttggaatcgtatctgaataaaataaagaaattgcaCTGCCCTAAAATGACCAAG GGTAGCCCAACAgcccaacaacaacaaagccATCTAACTGGACGACGACACTCTACCAGCATTTTATCGAGACCACAG GGCTTGTTAAATTCACCGTTTCGAGAAAGACTTGGCAGCAACATTCAATCCGATATGAGACCCAG ATCTGGAACGAAAACGATGGAAAAAGGTCCTGGTCGCGTATCGCCAGCTGAAGCAGCTGGATTGTTGGCCAATGCAGATAATCATGCGAACAACAACCCCTCTACTCTCCCAGCCGCAAGTGATGAAAAAGAAGATTC ATTCCTGAACGAACTGAAAATTAGTCCCACCGCATCGTTGACCGAAATTCTTGATGCAATGAAAAGTCCCGTTAATGGTATCAATTTCTTAGCCAAGTCACAAAGTCTGCCGTCCTGGACGTTTGTTTTGATGGATGCCATTACATGGCTACAAAATCGAATCGATGGGAAAGTCAATCCTCTCGAAATTTTGGAATCAatgaaaaa AGCTGACATGATATGCCATGCGTCTggtgataaaacaaaaattgtgatACCTGGCTTCTACATGTACTACATCGTTATGCAGGACAAAAAGTCTCCTGAGTATGTTCCACCCATTTACGATACCGAAAGTTTTGAAAACGAATGGATGGAAGTAGAAATTAACAATCCCGACAATCCATACGATACAACGGTTGACAATACTGAGTGTGGTGTGCCAAAGTTTCTACGTGAGAATGTTGATGTGAATTTCTTCGATGGTCCAATCTACAAGCACGCCCATCTGGATATCGATGTTACGCAAAAAAGTGAGCGTACTGAGTGGGGTCATTTAAGGTATCACACTAAAATGACTCCAGGCTACGCCTACGAAATTGTCGCACAATGGCTCATTGCCTCTGGGCCCGTTGTGAATCATTTGATAAACACATGGAAACGGAAAGCAAATCAATCCGGATTCCAGTTGATTTCGATACCGGCAGATCCGCTTGCCGAACCGTTCACTGACAAATCGGATCCGTTGAGGGGACcaatttttgttccattgaACATACACTGTTTGGAAAAGGAAGGCAACACATTGTTCAAAGAATTCAAGAAAGAAACGTGGCCGGATCGTTTGTTACTGTTACAAGAAGCTATTGTTGCGCGTTTCGGTTTTATGCCATGCTATGCGGAAACTAAAACTGGCTCGAATCAGGGAACGTTAGACCGGCAATATATACACTGTTCAGGCAATATGTTCATTTTGGTTGCATCTCCACATGAAGGCTTGAAAGTGCGACAACGGCTTGCTTCAGGTAGTCAAATGAAGCGACCTACATTCATCAAAAG aTGTCCTCCATCGGCCGATTCACCATCAACCGGAATGGATACGTACGTAACGCGACATGTCAACGTGAAGAACAAGGAAGAGTTTGACGTTCCACGGAAG ATCGGATTTCTTTGGTCGTGGAACCATATGATCGCCAACAAACACTGGAAAATGTTAACAATGTCGAACACTCCAGACTGTGAGTTGTTTCAACTGCGAATGTTGCaagatttcaaagatttttgcTCCAATCAAAATGATCgtcttgtcaatttttggGAGGATTGTTGGATTCAAAAAGAGAAAACATTTACCAAAGATCTAGTCTGTTAA